In Acipenser ruthenus chromosome 6, fAciRut3.2 maternal haplotype, whole genome shotgun sequence, the following proteins share a genomic window:
- the ccm2 gene encoding cerebral cavernous malformations protein 2 homolog isoform X1, with protein MEDDVKKAKKPGIVSPFKRVFLKGEKGRDKKAQEKVMERRPLHTVPLSLPDHRVDPDILLNDYIEKEVKYLGQLTSVPGYLNPSSRTEVLHLVDNAKKAHQLPGQLTAEHDAVVSLSAYNVKLVWRDGEDIILRVPIHDIAAVSYIRDDSLHLVVLKTAQEPGSSPCPSTCPEISKSQALGSLSESGAVLVEVCCLVVLAAENKAAAEELCLLLSQVFQIVYTESTIDFLDRAIFDGATTPTRHTSVYSDDSSSKIDVKEAYETEASTFSFQGSQDTGGNSPSSSSTQASPQAKTVSESELSTTAAELLQDYIKTLKTKLSSQEIQQFAMLLHEYRNGSSIHEFCINLRQLYGDSRKFLLLGLRPFIPEKDSQHFENFLETIGVKDGRGIITDSFGRYRRTTNTTSNSTTNGNGAAGSSDDQSVPSEGDDWDRMISDISNDIEALGCSMDQDSS; from the exons CCTGGTATCGTCTCACCGTTCAAGCGTGTCTTCCTGAAGGGTGAGAAGGGGAGGGACAAGAAGGCACAGGAGAAAGTGATGGAGAGGAGACCCCTGCACACTGTCCCCCTGTCCCTCCCAGACCACCGGGTCGACCCTGACATACTGCTCAACGACTACATTGAGAAGGAGGTCAAG TATTTAGGGCAGCTCACCTCAGTACCAGGTTACCTGAATCCATCCAGTCGGACTGAAGTACTTCACTTGGTCGACAATGCAAAG AAAGCACATCAGCTTCCAGGGCAGCTGACAGCTGAGCATGATGCAGTTGTCAGCCTGTCTGCCTACAATGTGAAACTGGTGTGGAGAGATGGTGAGGATATCATACTCAGGGTTCCCATCCATGACATTGCTGCTGTGTCGTATATCAGAGATGACTCCCTGCACCTTGTAGTGCTCAAGACAG CTCAGGAGCCTGGAAGCTCTCCCTGTCCCAGCACATGTCCAGAGATTTCCAAGTCCCAGGCTCTGGGCTCCCTGTCGGAGAGTGGTGCTGTGCTGGTCGAGGTGTGCTGTCTGGTGGTGCTGGCTGCAGAGAACAAG GCAGCAGCTGAGGAACTCTGTTTACTACTCAGCCAGGTCTTCCAGATTGTTTACACAGAATCTACTATAGACTTTTTAGATAGAGCAATATTCGATGGAGCCACAACGCCTACAAGACACACGTCTGTGTACAGTG aTGATTCTTCTAGCAAAATTGATGTCAAGGAAGCCTATGAAACAGAAGCAAGTACATT TTCATTTCAGGGATCCCAGGACACTGGCGGgaactctccttcctcctcatcCACACAGGCCTCCCCTCAGGCTAAAACTGTCAGCGAGAGTGAGCTGAGCACCACCGCTGCCGAGCTGCTCCAGGACTACATAAAGACG TTAAAAACGAAGCTCTCCTCCCAGGAGATCCAGCAGTTTGCGATGCTTCTCCACGAGTACAGAAACGGATCCTCCATCCACGAGTTCTGCATCAACCTGCGGCAGCTCTATGGAGACAGCAGAAAGTTCCTCTTGTTGG GTCTCAGGCCATTCATTCCTGAGAAGGACAGCCAGCATTTTGAGAACTTCCTGGAGACGATTGGGGTGAAGGATGGGAGGGGCATCATCACTGATAGTTTCGGCAGGTACCGTCGGACAACCAACACCACCTCCAACTCCACCACCAATGGCAATGGGGCGGCTGGGAGCTCCGATGACCAGTCAGTGCCCTCTGAAGGCGATGATTGGGATCGCATGATCTctgacatcagtaatgacattgaagcgctgggctgcagtatgGACCAGGACTCCTCCTGA
- the ccm2 gene encoding cerebral cavernous malformations protein 2 homolog isoform X2, whose translation MENEPGIVSPFKRVFLKGEKGRDKKAQEKVMERRPLHTVPLSLPDHRVDPDILLNDYIEKEVKYLGQLTSVPGYLNPSSRTEVLHLVDNAKKAHQLPGQLTAEHDAVVSLSAYNVKLVWRDGEDIILRVPIHDIAAVSYIRDDSLHLVVLKTAQEPGSSPCPSTCPEISKSQALGSLSESGAVLVEVCCLVVLAAENKAAAEELCLLLSQVFQIVYTESTIDFLDRAIFDGATTPTRHTSVYSDDSSSKIDVKEAYETEASTFSFQGSQDTGGNSPSSSSTQASPQAKTVSESELSTTAAELLQDYIKTLKTKLSSQEIQQFAMLLHEYRNGSSIHEFCINLRQLYGDSRKFLLLGLRPFIPEKDSQHFENFLETIGVKDGRGIITDSFGRYRRTTNTTSNSTTNGNGAAGSSDDQSVPSEGDDWDRMISDISNDIEALGCSMDQDSS comes from the exons ATGGAGAATGAG CCTGGTATCGTCTCACCGTTCAAGCGTGTCTTCCTGAAGGGTGAGAAGGGGAGGGACAAGAAGGCACAGGAGAAAGTGATGGAGAGGAGACCCCTGCACACTGTCCCCCTGTCCCTCCCAGACCACCGGGTCGACCCTGACATACTGCTCAACGACTACATTGAGAAGGAGGTCAAG TATTTAGGGCAGCTCACCTCAGTACCAGGTTACCTGAATCCATCCAGTCGGACTGAAGTACTTCACTTGGTCGACAATGCAAAG AAAGCACATCAGCTTCCAGGGCAGCTGACAGCTGAGCATGATGCAGTTGTCAGCCTGTCTGCCTACAATGTGAAACTGGTGTGGAGAGATGGTGAGGATATCATACTCAGGGTTCCCATCCATGACATTGCTGCTGTGTCGTATATCAGAGATGACTCCCTGCACCTTGTAGTGCTCAAGACAG CTCAGGAGCCTGGAAGCTCTCCCTGTCCCAGCACATGTCCAGAGATTTCCAAGTCCCAGGCTCTGGGCTCCCTGTCGGAGAGTGGTGCTGTGCTGGTCGAGGTGTGCTGTCTGGTGGTGCTGGCTGCAGAGAACAAG GCAGCAGCTGAGGAACTCTGTTTACTACTCAGCCAGGTCTTCCAGATTGTTTACACAGAATCTACTATAGACTTTTTAGATAGAGCAATATTCGATGGAGCCACAACGCCTACAAGACACACGTCTGTGTACAGTG aTGATTCTTCTAGCAAAATTGATGTCAAGGAAGCCTATGAAACAGAAGCAAGTACATT TTCATTTCAGGGATCCCAGGACACTGGCGGgaactctccttcctcctcatcCACACAGGCCTCCCCTCAGGCTAAAACTGTCAGCGAGAGTGAGCTGAGCACCACCGCTGCCGAGCTGCTCCAGGACTACATAAAGACG TTAAAAACGAAGCTCTCCTCCCAGGAGATCCAGCAGTTTGCGATGCTTCTCCACGAGTACAGAAACGGATCCTCCATCCACGAGTTCTGCATCAACCTGCGGCAGCTCTATGGAGACAGCAGAAAGTTCCTCTTGTTGG GTCTCAGGCCATTCATTCCTGAGAAGGACAGCCAGCATTTTGAGAACTTCCTGGAGACGATTGGGGTGAAGGATGGGAGGGGCATCATCACTGATAGTTTCGGCAGGTACCGTCGGACAACCAACACCACCTCCAACTCCACCACCAATGGCAATGGGGCGGCTGGGAGCTCCGATGACCAGTCAGTGCCCTCTGAAGGCGATGATTGGGATCGCATGATCTctgacatcagtaatgacattgaagcgctgggctgcagtatgGACCAGGACTCCTCCTGA